In a genomic window of Erigeron canadensis isolate Cc75 chromosome 5, C_canadensis_v1, whole genome shotgun sequence:
- the LOC122598893 gene encoding TNF receptor-associated factor homolog 1a-like isoform X1 translates to MMAGSSSEESGVSRSLEGLSNGQQRSGEAIAEWRSSEQVENGITSTSPPYWDTDDDDDRGPKPSELYGKYTWKIDKFSQINKRELRSNAFEVGGYKWYILIYPQGCDVCNHLSLFLCVANHDKLLPGWSHFAQFTIAVVNKDPKKSKYSDTLHRFWKKEHDWGWKKFMELSKVLDGFVDADTLIIKAQVQVIRERADRPFRCLDTQYRRELVRVYLSNVEQICRRFVEERRGRLGKLIEDKVRWSSFSHFWSTMDQISRRRMSREKSESVLKVVVKQFFIEKEVTSTLVMDSLYSGLRALEAQAKSKKVKGKCDTEEVPIPVVLVESDTFILVDDVLVLLERAALEPLPPKDDKGPQNRTKDGGSGEDISKDSIERDERRLTELGRRTIEIFVLAHIFTSKIEVAYQEAVALKRQEELIREEEEAWMAESEQKAKRASEKEKKSKKKQAKQKRNNRKSKDKGRDEKHCVVIEEKTQQLDPIDVEDLLKKPEIVEDVSDVSDSVDCGTEAFLRPDSDDRDSSPVNWDTDTSEPHPPTEACSSGAISVLNGWQKSPSAMDDSSSTCSSDSLPSGVINGPYRGDSHQNQKSQSSPSRGKVKQGKAIGEVTGQVNNVQKQHATNEVESGGVAVPLQDRMKWLEQDVVKKVEEVVTLQKKLSIKDEVEPEKQLKVKIAVSVTPSSPKSISKASPRGLQKSDLKKSVPSDSGIVRKPSTENSQNADKQVVLTNSSEGSVISKPHTQSTSNQKLTEKPSIVPQAPNSTQKPVNVQGSLTAEKSVVHQVSKTLTKSVPTPPMSRPLSAPLVEGSRTNATSNTPVISMVQTTPFLSRSASATGYLGPDPSPMAQSYGPPSYRNAMMGSPVSSTSTAFSQAHSHSYTQPVFLPQTPERMDSNNSVGPSFSYGMMNHDVVIQNGSQWMASPQRDNNSGRSFAQGMMADEFPHLDIINDLLDDEYAMPIASTLVPGMSFHSGPRHLSHQFTFPGDISGSLDHGPSTSSCRFDRTRSFHEEFQPSYSSGYDFSRDMLPPQPNLQPYVNGQIDGSGQNQWQIGGSDLSYGLRNMDSDGYTYHMSPDYSNLTMGVNGYTVYRPSNGQ, encoded by the exons ATGATGGCGGGTAGTTCGAGTGAGGAGTCCGGGGTTAGTAGATCATTAGAGGGATTATCAAACGGTCAGCAACGGTCTGGTGAAGCAATAGCCGAATGGCGGTCATCCGAGCAAGTGGAAAATGGGATTACTTCCACTTCGCCACCTTATTGGGatactgacgatgatgatgatcgTG GCCCTAAACCTTCCGAGCTATATGGAAAGTATACGTGGAAAATTGACAAATTCTCACAGATTAATAAGAGAGAACTTCGTAGTAATGCGTTTGAGGTTGGCGGCTATAAATG GTACATATTGATCTACCCACAGGGTTGTGATGTCTGTAATCACCTGTCTTTATTTCTTTGTGTTGCAAATCATGACAAGCTTCTTCCAG GATGGAGTCATTTTGCTCAATTTACAATTGCCGTCGTTAATAAAGACCCTAAGAAATCTAAATATTCTG ATACGTTACATCGCTTCTGGAAGAAAGAGCACGACTGGGGATGGAAAAAGTTTATGGAATTATCTAAAGTGTTAGATGGGTTTGTTGATGCTGACACACTTATAATAAAAGCTCAAGTTCAAGTTATCAG GGAGAGAGCAGATCGTCCTTTCCGATGCCTTGACACTCAATATAGAAGAGAACTTGTAAGAGTATATTTGTCAAACGTAGAGCAAATATGTCGTCGTTTTGTGGAAGAAAGAAGAGGAAGGCTAGGGAAGTTGATAGAAGATAAAGTTAGATGGTCAAG CTTCTCTCATTTCTGGTCCACAATGGATCAAATTTCTAGGCGTCGAATGTCAAGGGAGAAATCAGAGTCAGTATTGAAAGTTGTTGTAAAGCAATTCTTTATAGAGAAGGAGGTCACGTCAACTTTGGTTATGGACTCGCTATATAGTGGATTAAGGGCTCTTGAAGCTCAGGCCAAGAGCAAGAAAGTTAAAGGAAAGTGTGATACGGAAGAAGTACCAATACCTGTTGTCCTGGTGGAGAGTGATACATTTATTCTAGTTGATGATGTATTAGTGTTGCTTGAAAGGGCGGCCTTAGAACCATTGCCCCCGAAAGATGATAAAGGTCCTCAAAACCGTACTAAG GATGGTGGTTCAGGGGAAGATATCAGCAAGGATTCTATTGAGCGTGATGAAAGGCGACTCACTGAGTTGGGACGTAGAACCATTGAGATATTTGTTCTCGCCCATATATTCAC CAGTAAGATAGAAGTAGCATACCAAGAGGCTGTTGCTTTGAAGAGGCAAGAAGAGCTCATCCGTGAAGAAGAGGAAGCATGGATGGCTGAAAGTGAACAGAAAGCAAAACGTGCctctgaaaaagaaaagaagtccAAGAAGAAGCAG GCGAAGCAGAAAAGGAACAATCGCAAATCAAAGGATAAAGGACGGGATGAAAAGCATTGTGTCGTAATAGAAGAAAAAACTCAACAATTGGATCCAATCGATGTTGAAGATTTGCTTAAAAAGCCCGAAATAGTTGAGGATGTTTCTGATGTTTCAGACTCCGTAGATTGTGGAACTGAGGCATTTCTTCGCCCTGATTCAGATGATAGAGATTCAAGCCCAGTCAACTGGGACACTGACACTTCTGAACCTCATCCACCCACAGAAGCTTGTAGCAGTGGTGCTATTAGTGTCCTAAATGGATGGCAAAAGAGTCCGTCTGCAATGGATGATAGTTCTTCGACATGTTCATCAGATTCACTCCCATCAGGGGTGATCAATGGGCCTTACAGAGGGGATTCACATCAGAATCAGAAAAGCCAAAGTTCACCGAGCAG AGGGAAAGTGAAGCAGGGGAAGGCTATTGGTGAAGTGACTGGACAGGTCAACAATGTGCAGAAACAACATGCAACTAACGAAGTAGAGTCAGGTGGGGTTGCAGTTCCGTTGCAGGATAGGATGAAGTGGCTTGAACAAGACGTCGTAAAGAAAGTG GAAGAAGTTGTTACATTGCAAAAAAAGTTAAGCATCAAGGATGAAGTTGAACCTGAGAAACAGTTAAAAGTAAAGATAGCTGTTTCTGTTACACCATCTTCACCCAAGAGCATTTCAAAAGCTTCACCACGTGGACTTCAGAAATCTGACCTAAAAAAGAGTGTACCCTCTGATTCTGGTATTGTCAGAAAACCCTCAACTGAGAATTCCCAAAATGCAGATAAACAGGTAGTCTTGACAAACTCAAGTGAAGGTTCAGTCATATCAAAACCCCACACCCAAAGCACGAGTAACCAGAAACTAACCGAAAAGCCTTCAATTGTCCCCCAAGCACCTAACTCGACTCAAAAGCCCGTGAATGTCCAAGGATCATTGACAGCTGAAAAGTCTGTTGTTCACCAAGTGTCTAAGACGTTGACCAAGTCTGTGCCAACCCCGCCCATGTCGAGGCCTTTGAGTGCACCTTTAGTTGAAGGGTCTCGAACTAATGCCACAAGTAACACTCCAGTTATCTCAATGGTTCAAACCACACCGTTTCTTTCTCGCTCAGCCAGTGCAACCGGATATCTTGGTCCTGACCCATCACCCATGGCTCAGAGTTATGGTCCACCATCTTATCGAAATGCTATGATGGGGAGTCCTGTTTCCTCTACTTCAACTGCTTTTAGTCAAGCTCACTCTCACTCATATACACAGCCTGTGTTTCTACCTCAGACCCCCGAAAGGATGGATTCTAATAATTCTGTTGGACCAAGCTTTTCATATGGTATGATGAATCACGATGTCGTAATTCAAAATGGGTCCCAGTGGATGGCATCCCCTCAAAGGGATAACAATAGCGGCAGATCATTCGCTCAAGGTATGATGGCGGACGAATTCCCACACCTTGATATCATTAATGATTTACTTGATGACGAGTATGCAATGCCAATTGCATCAACTTTGGTCCCAGGCATGTCATTTCACAGCGGGCCTCGCCATTTAAGTCATCAATTTACTTTTCCGGGGGATATCAGTGGTTCACTCGACCATGGTCCTTCAACAAGCTCCTGCAGGTTTGACAGAACTCGGAGTTTTCATGAAGAGTTCCAACCTAGTTATAGTAGCGGGTATGACTTCTCAAGAGATATGCTCCCACCACAACCAAACTTGCAGCCTTATGTGAATGGACAGATTGACGGGTCGGGTCAGAACCAATGGCAGATTGGTGGGTCAGATCTTTCTTATGGATTAAGAAATATGGATAGTGATGGGTACACATATCACATGTCACCTGATTATTCAAACTTGACAATGGGTGTAAATGGTTACACTGTATACCGGCCTTCAAACGGGCAGTGA
- the LOC122598893 gene encoding TNF receptor-associated factor homolog 1a-like isoform X2, with product MMAGSSSEESGVSRSLEGLSNGQQRSGEAIAEWRSSEQVENGITSTSPPYWDTDDDDDRGPKPSELYGKYTWKIDKFSQINKRELRSNAFEVGGYKWYILIYPQGCDVCNHLSLFLCVANHDKLLPGWSHFAQFTIAVVNKDPKKSKYSDTLHRFWKKEHDWGWKKFMELSKVLDGFVDADTLIIKAQVQVIRERADRPFRCLDTQYRRELVRVYLSNVEQICRRFVEERRGRLGKLIEDKVRWSSFSHFWSTMDQISRRRMSREKSESVLKVVVKQFFIEKEVTSTLVMDSLYSGLRALEAQAKSKKVKGKCDTEEVPIPVVLVESDTFILVDDVLVLLERAALEPLPPKDDKGPQNRTKDGGSGEDISKDSIERDERRLTELGRRTIEIFVLAHIFTKIEVAYQEAVALKRQEELIREEEEAWMAESEQKAKRASEKEKKSKKKQAKQKRNNRKSKDKGRDEKHCVVIEEKTQQLDPIDVEDLLKKPEIVEDVSDVSDSVDCGTEAFLRPDSDDRDSSPVNWDTDTSEPHPPTEACSSGAISVLNGWQKSPSAMDDSSSTCSSDSLPSGVINGPYRGDSHQNQKSQSSPSRGKVKQGKAIGEVTGQVNNVQKQHATNEVESGGVAVPLQDRMKWLEQDVVKKVEEVVTLQKKLSIKDEVEPEKQLKVKIAVSVTPSSPKSISKASPRGLQKSDLKKSVPSDSGIVRKPSTENSQNADKQVVLTNSSEGSVISKPHTQSTSNQKLTEKPSIVPQAPNSTQKPVNVQGSLTAEKSVVHQVSKTLTKSVPTPPMSRPLSAPLVEGSRTNATSNTPVISMVQTTPFLSRSASATGYLGPDPSPMAQSYGPPSYRNAMMGSPVSSTSTAFSQAHSHSYTQPVFLPQTPERMDSNNSVGPSFSYGMMNHDVVIQNGSQWMASPQRDNNSGRSFAQGMMADEFPHLDIINDLLDDEYAMPIASTLVPGMSFHSGPRHLSHQFTFPGDISGSLDHGPSTSSCRFDRTRSFHEEFQPSYSSGYDFSRDMLPPQPNLQPYVNGQIDGSGQNQWQIGGSDLSYGLRNMDSDGYTYHMSPDYSNLTMGVNGYTVYRPSNGQ from the exons ATGATGGCGGGTAGTTCGAGTGAGGAGTCCGGGGTTAGTAGATCATTAGAGGGATTATCAAACGGTCAGCAACGGTCTGGTGAAGCAATAGCCGAATGGCGGTCATCCGAGCAAGTGGAAAATGGGATTACTTCCACTTCGCCACCTTATTGGGatactgacgatgatgatgatcgTG GCCCTAAACCTTCCGAGCTATATGGAAAGTATACGTGGAAAATTGACAAATTCTCACAGATTAATAAGAGAGAACTTCGTAGTAATGCGTTTGAGGTTGGCGGCTATAAATG GTACATATTGATCTACCCACAGGGTTGTGATGTCTGTAATCACCTGTCTTTATTTCTTTGTGTTGCAAATCATGACAAGCTTCTTCCAG GATGGAGTCATTTTGCTCAATTTACAATTGCCGTCGTTAATAAAGACCCTAAGAAATCTAAATATTCTG ATACGTTACATCGCTTCTGGAAGAAAGAGCACGACTGGGGATGGAAAAAGTTTATGGAATTATCTAAAGTGTTAGATGGGTTTGTTGATGCTGACACACTTATAATAAAAGCTCAAGTTCAAGTTATCAG GGAGAGAGCAGATCGTCCTTTCCGATGCCTTGACACTCAATATAGAAGAGAACTTGTAAGAGTATATTTGTCAAACGTAGAGCAAATATGTCGTCGTTTTGTGGAAGAAAGAAGAGGAAGGCTAGGGAAGTTGATAGAAGATAAAGTTAGATGGTCAAG CTTCTCTCATTTCTGGTCCACAATGGATCAAATTTCTAGGCGTCGAATGTCAAGGGAGAAATCAGAGTCAGTATTGAAAGTTGTTGTAAAGCAATTCTTTATAGAGAAGGAGGTCACGTCAACTTTGGTTATGGACTCGCTATATAGTGGATTAAGGGCTCTTGAAGCTCAGGCCAAGAGCAAGAAAGTTAAAGGAAAGTGTGATACGGAAGAAGTACCAATACCTGTTGTCCTGGTGGAGAGTGATACATTTATTCTAGTTGATGATGTATTAGTGTTGCTTGAAAGGGCGGCCTTAGAACCATTGCCCCCGAAAGATGATAAAGGTCCTCAAAACCGTACTAAG GATGGTGGTTCAGGGGAAGATATCAGCAAGGATTCTATTGAGCGTGATGAAAGGCGACTCACTGAGTTGGGACGTAGAACCATTGAGATATTTGTTCTCGCCCATATATTCAC TAAGATAGAAGTAGCATACCAAGAGGCTGTTGCTTTGAAGAGGCAAGAAGAGCTCATCCGTGAAGAAGAGGAAGCATGGATGGCTGAAAGTGAACAGAAAGCAAAACGTGCctctgaaaaagaaaagaagtccAAGAAGAAGCAG GCGAAGCAGAAAAGGAACAATCGCAAATCAAAGGATAAAGGACGGGATGAAAAGCATTGTGTCGTAATAGAAGAAAAAACTCAACAATTGGATCCAATCGATGTTGAAGATTTGCTTAAAAAGCCCGAAATAGTTGAGGATGTTTCTGATGTTTCAGACTCCGTAGATTGTGGAACTGAGGCATTTCTTCGCCCTGATTCAGATGATAGAGATTCAAGCCCAGTCAACTGGGACACTGACACTTCTGAACCTCATCCACCCACAGAAGCTTGTAGCAGTGGTGCTATTAGTGTCCTAAATGGATGGCAAAAGAGTCCGTCTGCAATGGATGATAGTTCTTCGACATGTTCATCAGATTCACTCCCATCAGGGGTGATCAATGGGCCTTACAGAGGGGATTCACATCAGAATCAGAAAAGCCAAAGTTCACCGAGCAG AGGGAAAGTGAAGCAGGGGAAGGCTATTGGTGAAGTGACTGGACAGGTCAACAATGTGCAGAAACAACATGCAACTAACGAAGTAGAGTCAGGTGGGGTTGCAGTTCCGTTGCAGGATAGGATGAAGTGGCTTGAACAAGACGTCGTAAAGAAAGTG GAAGAAGTTGTTACATTGCAAAAAAAGTTAAGCATCAAGGATGAAGTTGAACCTGAGAAACAGTTAAAAGTAAAGATAGCTGTTTCTGTTACACCATCTTCACCCAAGAGCATTTCAAAAGCTTCACCACGTGGACTTCAGAAATCTGACCTAAAAAAGAGTGTACCCTCTGATTCTGGTATTGTCAGAAAACCCTCAACTGAGAATTCCCAAAATGCAGATAAACAGGTAGTCTTGACAAACTCAAGTGAAGGTTCAGTCATATCAAAACCCCACACCCAAAGCACGAGTAACCAGAAACTAACCGAAAAGCCTTCAATTGTCCCCCAAGCACCTAACTCGACTCAAAAGCCCGTGAATGTCCAAGGATCATTGACAGCTGAAAAGTCTGTTGTTCACCAAGTGTCTAAGACGTTGACCAAGTCTGTGCCAACCCCGCCCATGTCGAGGCCTTTGAGTGCACCTTTAGTTGAAGGGTCTCGAACTAATGCCACAAGTAACACTCCAGTTATCTCAATGGTTCAAACCACACCGTTTCTTTCTCGCTCAGCCAGTGCAACCGGATATCTTGGTCCTGACCCATCACCCATGGCTCAGAGTTATGGTCCACCATCTTATCGAAATGCTATGATGGGGAGTCCTGTTTCCTCTACTTCAACTGCTTTTAGTCAAGCTCACTCTCACTCATATACACAGCCTGTGTTTCTACCTCAGACCCCCGAAAGGATGGATTCTAATAATTCTGTTGGACCAAGCTTTTCATATGGTATGATGAATCACGATGTCGTAATTCAAAATGGGTCCCAGTGGATGGCATCCCCTCAAAGGGATAACAATAGCGGCAGATCATTCGCTCAAGGTATGATGGCGGACGAATTCCCACACCTTGATATCATTAATGATTTACTTGATGACGAGTATGCAATGCCAATTGCATCAACTTTGGTCCCAGGCATGTCATTTCACAGCGGGCCTCGCCATTTAAGTCATCAATTTACTTTTCCGGGGGATATCAGTGGTTCACTCGACCATGGTCCTTCAACAAGCTCCTGCAGGTTTGACAGAACTCGGAGTTTTCATGAAGAGTTCCAACCTAGTTATAGTAGCGGGTATGACTTCTCAAGAGATATGCTCCCACCACAACCAAACTTGCAGCCTTATGTGAATGGACAGATTGACGGGTCGGGTCAGAACCAATGGCAGATTGGTGGGTCAGATCTTTCTTATGGATTAAGAAATATGGATAGTGATGGGTACACATATCACATGTCACCTGATTATTCAAACTTGACAATGGGTGTAAATGGTTACACTGTATACCGGCCTTCAAACGGGCAGTGA